From Streptomyces sp. NBC_00775, one genomic window encodes:
- a CDS encoding HAD domain-containing protein gives MSDRPLLLLDVDGPLNPYRALLLRHRGYVTRRMRPAIWSARQRTGSRRLRRGLRVRLHPGHGARLLTLPYELVWATTWMHQANEMIAPVIGLPGDLPVIEWPELFAKDPDGLYWKTRHVVASAAGRPFVWVDDMITDLDIRHVAEHHEAAALLLRVDPRKGLREHEFARLEAWARSL, from the coding sequence ATGAGCGATCGCCCGCTGCTGCTTCTCGACGTCGACGGCCCCCTCAACCCGTACCGCGCCCTGCTCCTCCGTCACCGTGGCTATGTGACCCGCCGGATGCGCCCCGCGATCTGGTCCGCACGGCAGAGAACGGGGTCCCGCCGGCTCCGGCGCGGGCTGCGGGTGCGGTTGCACCCGGGACATGGGGCCCGGCTGCTCACCCTTCCGTACGAACTGGTGTGGGCCACCACCTGGATGCACCAGGCCAACGAGATGATCGCCCCGGTGATCGGGCTGCCGGGCGACCTGCCGGTCATCGAGTGGCCCGAGCTGTTCGCCAAGGACCCCGATGGGCTGTACTGGAAGACCCGCCACGTCGTGGCGTCGGCGGCGGGGAGGCCCTTCGTCTGGGTCGACGACATGATCACCGACCTGGACATACGGCATGTCGCCGAGCACCACGAGGCGGCGGCGCTGCTCCTGCGGGTCGATCCGCGCAAGGGACTCCGGGAGCATGAGTTCGCGCGCCTGGAGGCCTGGGCTCGTAGCCTGTGA
- a CDS encoding sensor histidine kinase codes for MRARLTLVYGGLFFAGGVVLLGVTYALLTQQLDHSGQKVISQTHATGSPPSTAPAGAGQDSPAPTTEPHDERTLVSADGRTPPPGVSDLEKWMDAERDRLREAATSSLLTQGGLALLVVGGAAAGFGWLIAGRVLAPLHRVTDTAHRIASAPAADRGLHERIALRGPDDEVKDLADTFDTMVERLHRSFDGQRRFVANASHELRTPLTLGRALVEVAMHRATASEDVRQLGENLLEINTRHERLITGLLLLARSENEIAERLPVDLADVLTHVTGQIQGEAERAGVTVQEKAEEAPTLGDALLLERLVHNLVENGIRHNTGDGGWVEVVSRTGDEGRVEVEVTNSGPAVPPYELPALFEPFRRLGADRVVTSKGAGLGLSIVRSIARAHGGEVVAHPREGGGLTVTVSLPAEELRARTPPDRRPAT; via the coding sequence TTGCGTGCCCGTCTCACCCTGGTCTACGGCGGCCTCTTCTTCGCGGGCGGCGTCGTGCTGCTCGGCGTCACCTACGCGCTGCTCACCCAGCAGCTCGACCACTCCGGGCAGAAGGTCATCTCCCAGACGCACGCGACGGGGAGCCCACCGTCCACCGCGCCGGCCGGCGCCGGGCAGGATTCACCCGCGCCGACCACCGAACCCCACGACGAGCGGACCCTCGTCTCCGCCGACGGCAGAACCCCTCCGCCCGGCGTCAGCGACCTCGAGAAGTGGATGGACGCCGAGCGCGACAGGCTCCGGGAGGCCGCCACTTCCTCGCTCCTCACCCAGGGCGGCCTCGCGCTGCTCGTCGTCGGCGGCGCCGCGGCCGGGTTCGGCTGGCTGATCGCGGGCCGCGTCCTCGCCCCACTGCACCGGGTCACGGACACCGCGCACCGGATCGCCAGTGCCCCCGCAGCCGACCGCGGCCTGCACGAGCGCATCGCGCTGCGCGGCCCCGACGACGAGGTCAAGGATCTCGCCGACACCTTCGACACCATGGTCGAGCGGCTCCACCGCTCCTTCGACGGCCAGCGCCGCTTCGTCGCCAACGCCTCCCACGAACTGCGCACCCCGCTGACGCTGGGCCGCGCCCTGGTCGAGGTCGCCATGCACCGTGCGACGGCCTCCGAGGACGTCAGACAGCTCGGTGAGAACCTGCTGGAGATCAATACGCGGCACGAGCGACTCATCACCGGCCTCCTGCTGCTCGCCCGCTCGGAGAACGAGATCGCCGAACGGCTGCCCGTGGACCTCGCCGACGTGCTGACCCATGTGACCGGCCAGATCCAGGGGGAGGCGGAGCGCGCCGGAGTCACCGTCCAGGAGAAGGCCGAGGAGGCGCCCACGCTCGGCGACGCACTGCTCCTCGAACGCCTCGTCCACAACCTGGTCGAGAACGGCATCCGGCACAACACCGGGGACGGGGGATGGGTCGAGGTGGTCAGCCGTACGGGTGACGAGGGCCGGGTGGAGGTGGAGGTCACCAACTCCGGTCCCGCCGTGCCGCCGTACGAACTGCCAGCCCTCTTCGAACCCTTCCGCCGCCTCGGCGCCGACCGTGTGGTCACCTCGAAGGGCGCGGGCCTCGGCCTGTCCATCGTCCGCTCCATCGCCCGCGCCCACGGCGGCGAGGTCGTCGCGCACCCGCGCGAGGGTGGCGGGCTGACGGTGACGGTGTCACTTCCGGCGGAGGAGCTCAGAGCCCGAACGCCACCGGATCGGAGGCCAGCGACTTGA
- a CDS encoding pyridoxal phosphate-dependent aminotransferase, with product MEFRQSSKLSEVCYEIRGPVIEHADALEAAGHSVLRLNTGNPAAFGFEAPEEILQDMIRMLPQAHGYTDSRGVLSARRAVAQRYQDLGLKVDVDDVFLGNGVSELVSMAVQALIEDGDEVLIPAPDFPLWTAVTTLAGGKAVHYLCDEQSDWNPDLDDMAAKITDRTRAVVIINPNNPTGAVYPKEIVEGILDLARRHGLMVFADEIYDQILYDDAVHHSAAALAPDLVVLTFCGLSKTYRVAGFRSGWLVVTGPKQHARNYLEGLTMLASMRLCANAPAQYAIQAALGGRQSIHELTAPGGRLHEQRNRAWEKLNEIPGVSCVKPKGALYAFPRIDPEVHKIHDDEKFVLDLLLREKIQVVQGTGFNWPRPDHFRILTLPHADDLDAAISRIGRFLSGYRQ from the coding sequence ATGGAGTTCCGGCAGTCCAGCAAGCTCAGCGAGGTCTGTTACGAGATCCGCGGCCCGGTGATCGAGCACGCCGACGCACTGGAGGCGGCGGGCCACAGCGTGCTGCGCCTCAACACCGGCAACCCCGCGGCCTTCGGCTTCGAGGCGCCGGAGGAGATCCTCCAGGACATGATCCGGATGCTGCCCCAGGCGCACGGCTACACGGACTCGCGCGGCGTCCTCTCCGCCCGCCGCGCCGTCGCCCAGCGCTACCAGGACCTGGGCCTGAAGGTCGACGTCGACGACGTCTTCCTCGGCAACGGCGTCTCCGAGCTCGTCTCGATGGCGGTCCAGGCCCTCATCGAGGACGGCGACGAAGTCCTCATCCCCGCCCCGGACTTCCCCCTCTGGACGGCCGTGACCACCCTCGCGGGCGGCAAGGCGGTGCACTACCTCTGCGACGAACAGTCCGACTGGAACCCGGACCTGGACGACATGGCCGCGAAGATCACCGACCGGACGCGTGCCGTCGTCATCATCAACCCCAACAACCCGACGGGCGCGGTCTATCCGAAGGAGATCGTCGAGGGCATCCTCGACCTCGCCCGCCGGCACGGCCTGATGGTGTTCGCGGACGAGATCTACGACCAGATCCTGTACGACGACGCCGTGCACCACTCGGCCGCCGCGCTCGCCCCCGACCTGGTGGTCCTCACCTTCTGCGGCCTGTCGAAGACGTACCGCGTCGCCGGATTCCGCTCCGGCTGGCTGGTCGTCACGGGCCCGAAGCAGCACGCGCGCAACTACCTGGAGGGCCTGACGATGCTCGCCTCCATGCGGCTGTGCGCCAACGCCCCCGCCCAGTACGCCATCCAGGCGGCGCTCGGCGGCCGCCAGTCCATCCACGAGCTGACCGCGCCCGGCGGCCGCCTCCACGAACAGCGCAACCGTGCCTGGGAGAAGCTCAACGAGATCCCCGGCGTCTCGTGCGTGAAGCCGAAGGGCGCGCTGTACGCGTTCCCGCGCATCGACCCCGAGGTGCACAAGATCCACGACGACGAGAAGTTCGTCCTGGACCTGCTGCTGCGCGAGAAGATCCAGGTCGTCCAGGGCACCGGCTTCAACTGGCCCCGTCCCGACCACTTCCGCATCCTCACCCTTCCGCACGCCGACGACCTGGACGCGGCGATCAGCCGGATCGGGCGGTTCCTGAGCGGCTATCGGCAGTAG
- a CDS encoding VWA domain-containing protein has protein sequence MITRQRLAAGVCALLAALTAGIAFPAGAVADETAAAAPKVELVLDVSGSMRAKDIDGGSRMAAAKQAFNEVLDATPEEVQLGIRTLGANYRGNDRKTGCKDTAQLYPVGTLDRTEAKTAVATLSPTGWTPIGPALLKAADDLDGGDGTRRIVLISDGEDTCQPLDPCEVAREIAAKGIGLTIDTLGLVPDAKTRDQLSCIAEATGGTYTSVQHKEELSDRVGQLVERAADPVVTPVAVDGAGSCPSAPTLKSGLYTDREEFGQHRYYRVDVKPGQELRASVSIAADRQVNQDYGVLLRAVTVHGREIVRGEAAGNGRTDVISTGLRYPKAESDDENAAAETVCLQVSNSFSAASGVKTTPGMPLELTVDVVDGPDQAGDVASFGLGRGWWLLGALVLTGFLAGVLWGWISRWRFAVWRTN, from the coding sequence ATGATCACAAGACAACGGCTGGCAGCAGGAGTCTGCGCCCTGCTCGCCGCCCTGACGGCCGGGATCGCCTTCCCGGCCGGAGCGGTCGCCGACGAAACGGCGGCGGCCGCCCCCAAGGTCGAACTCGTACTGGACGTCAGCGGTTCGATGCGGGCCAAGGACATCGACGGCGGGTCGCGGATGGCCGCGGCCAAGCAGGCGTTCAACGAGGTGCTCGACGCGACACCCGAGGAGGTGCAGCTCGGCATCCGCACCCTCGGCGCCAACTACCGCGGCAACGACCGGAAGACGGGCTGCAAGGACACCGCACAGCTGTACCCGGTGGGGACCCTGGACCGCACCGAGGCGAAGACCGCCGTCGCGACCCTCTCACCCACCGGCTGGACGCCCATCGGTCCCGCGCTGCTGAAGGCGGCCGACGACCTCGACGGCGGTGACGGCACCCGCCGCATCGTGCTGATCAGCGACGGCGAGGACACCTGCCAGCCGCTCGACCCGTGCGAGGTGGCCCGCGAGATCGCGGCCAAGGGCATCGGCCTGACCATCGACACCCTCGGTCTGGTACCGGACGCCAAGACCCGCGACCAGCTCAGCTGCATCGCGGAGGCGACCGGCGGCACCTACACCTCGGTGCAGCACAAGGAGGAACTCTCCGACCGGGTCGGCCAGTTGGTGGAACGGGCCGCCGATCCGGTGGTGACGCCGGTCGCCGTGGACGGTGCCGGATCCTGCCCGAGTGCCCCGACGCTGAAGTCCGGGCTGTACACGGACCGCGAGGAGTTCGGTCAGCACCGCTACTACCGGGTGGACGTCAAGCCGGGCCAGGAGCTGCGCGCCTCGGTGAGCATCGCCGCCGACCGTCAGGTCAACCAGGACTACGGGGTGTTGCTGCGGGCGGTCACCGTGCACGGTCGTGAGATCGTGCGGGGCGAGGCGGCGGGCAACGGCCGTACCGATGTGATCTCGACCGGTCTGCGCTACCCGAAGGCCGAGAGCGACGACGAGAACGCCGCGGCCGAGACCGTGTGTCTGCAAGTGTCCAACTCCTTCTCGGCGGCGAGTGGTGTGAAGACCACGCCCGGTATGCCGCTGGAGCTGACGGTCGACGTCGTCGACGGGCCCGACCAGGCAGGCGACGTGGCCTCGTTCGGCCTCGGGCGCGGCTGGTGGCTGCTCGGCGCCCTCGTGCTCACCGGCTTCCTCGCGGGTGTGCTGTGGGGCTGGATCTCGCGCTGGCGGTTCGCGGTCTGGAGGACCAACTGA
- a CDS encoding histidine phosphatase family protein, with protein sequence MGDLLLVRHGETEWSMSGRHTGSTDVPLTENGREQARRLAPLIARHHIAAAFVSPMQRAQETARLAGVAGARVDADLSEWDYGGYEGITTLEIHRSRPDWFLFTDGVAAGPPEHPGESPDEVGARAERMLARIDAALAEAEGSVVVVSHGHFLRVLTARRLGLPAGAGALFQLGTGTMSRLSTEHRRHVVAGWNVRPDTYCSHEPLPSAGQTPGEQLTGG encoded by the coding sequence ATGGGTGATCTTCTTCTCGTACGGCACGGTGAGACCGAGTGGTCGATGTCCGGACGGCATACGGGGTCGACCGACGTCCCGCTGACCGAGAACGGCCGGGAACAGGCGCGCAGGCTGGCTCCGCTGATCGCCCGGCACCACATCGCGGCGGCGTTCGTCAGCCCGATGCAGCGGGCCCAGGAGACGGCACGGCTGGCCGGGGTCGCCGGGGCGCGCGTGGACGCGGACCTGTCCGAGTGGGACTACGGCGGGTACGAGGGGATCACGACCCTCGAGATCCACCGGAGCAGGCCCGACTGGTTCCTGTTCACGGACGGCGTCGCGGCAGGCCCGCCCGAGCATCCCGGGGAGAGCCCGGACGAGGTCGGGGCGCGCGCGGAGCGGATGCTGGCCAGGATCGACGCGGCGCTCGCGGAGGCGGAGGGCAGTGTGGTGGTCGTGTCGCACGGGCACTTCCTGCGGGTGCTGACCGCGCGGCGGCTGGGGCTGCCCGCCGGGGCCGGCGCCCTTTTCCAGCTGGGCACCGGGACGATGAGCCGGCTGAGCACGGAGCACCGGCGGCATGTGGTGGCCGGCTGGAATGTCAGACCCGACACGTACTGTTCCCATGAGCCGCTCCCCTCGGCAGGACAGACTCCCGGGGAGCAACTGACGGGCGGCTGA
- a CDS encoding winged helix-turn-helix transcriptional regulator has protein sequence MSPRRSYDQYCSAARALDAVGDRWTLLIVRELLGGPRRYTDLHADLPGVSTDVLASRLKDMERDGLTTRRRLPPPGAAYVYELTGRGRELLPVLQALGEWGAPALGERRPTDAVRAHWFALPLLRGLRGEGAGEGLVEVRLDEGTFHVWLGAGEGPLYGDGAAPEEPDARLALDTETCEAVSRGVLGLLDAVRAGRVEVAGEGAVAKVLREG, from the coding sequence ATGTCACCTCGCCGAAGCTACGACCAGTACTGTTCCGCCGCCCGGGCCCTCGACGCCGTCGGTGACCGGTGGACCCTCCTGATCGTCCGCGAGCTGCTCGGCGGACCGCGCCGCTACACCGATCTGCACGCCGACCTGCCCGGCGTGAGCACCGACGTCCTCGCCTCCCGGCTCAAGGACATGGAGCGCGACGGGCTGACCACGCGGCGGCGTCTTCCGCCGCCGGGTGCGGCGTACGTCTACGAACTCACCGGACGTGGGCGGGAGTTGCTCCCCGTGCTCCAGGCGCTCGGGGAGTGGGGTGCGCCCGCGCTGGGTGAGCGGCGGCCCACTGATGCCGTGCGGGCGCACTGGTTCGCGTTGCCGCTGCTGCGGGGACTGCGGGGGGAGGGGGCGGGGGAGGGACTTGTCGAAGTCCGGCTGGACGAGGGGACGTTCCATGTGTGGCTCGGGGCCGGGGAGGGGCCGCTCTATGGGGACGGGGCCGCTCCGGAGGAGCCGGATGCCCGGCTGGCGCTCGATACGGAGACGTGTGAGGCCGTGAGCCGGGGGGTGTTGGGGCTGCTGGACGCGGTGCGTGCGGGGCGTGTTGAGGTGGCGGGGGAGGGTGCCGTGGCCAAGGTGCTGCGGGAGGGGTGA
- a CDS encoding acyl-CoA thioesterase, producing the protein MAEPFSVAVTVRGYETDVQGHLNQSVYLQYAEHARWSLLHAAGISQTELIGSGVGPVALETTIRYLRELRAGEEVEVTCAFVWGEGKSFRIEQTIRKTDGTVAAEVTAVGGLLNLEKRRLVADPRAVFKSLASDPVAFGL; encoded by the coding sequence GTGGCAGAGCCGTTCTCCGTCGCAGTGACCGTCCGTGGGTACGAGACCGATGTGCAGGGGCACCTGAACCAGAGCGTCTACTTGCAGTACGCGGAGCACGCCCGCTGGTCGCTACTGCACGCGGCCGGCATCAGCCAGACCGAGCTGATAGGCAGCGGCGTGGGCCCAGTGGCCCTGGAGACCACCATCCGCTACCTACGGGAGCTGCGCGCCGGGGAGGAGGTCGAGGTGACGTGCGCGTTCGTCTGGGGTGAGGGCAAGTCGTTCCGGATCGAGCAGACGATACGGAAGACGGACGGCACGGTGGCCGCCGAGGTGACGGCGGTCGGCGGGCTGCTGAACCTCGAGAAGCGCAGGCTTGTCGCCGACCCCCGAGCGGTCTTCAAGTCGCTGGCCTCCGATCCGGTGGCGTTCGGGCTCTGA